The DNA window GGTACCAGCGCCGGCACGAAAAACAACACCAGCGGCAACATCACCGCCAGCTTCGATGACGGCAGCGGTACCTTCATCGGGATCACGGGCAATACCGCCTCGGCGAGCATCGCCGTAGCGGCGCCGCCCTCGATCAGCAAGTCCTTTAACCCGGCCGTCATCGCCATCAATACCAACAGCGCGCTGACCTTCACCGTCACCAACCCTGCTGTAAATACCATCGCGCTCACGGGAGTGAGCTTCACCGACACCTTGCCGGCAGGTGTTGTAGTAGCTACACCAAACGGGCTGGCTGGCGCTTGCGGCGGTGGAACCATCACCGCGACCGCCGGTTCCGGGAGCATCACCCTCACCGGAGCAACGCTTGCGCCTGGCGCTTGCACCTTTAGTGTGAATGTCACCAGCGCGACTGCAGGGACTTACACCAACACCACTGGCCCGGTCAGCTCCACCAACGGCGGGACCGGCAACACCGCCACCGCTGTTCTCACCGTGACCGCGGCCGACATCACCATCACCAAGACCCACGTTGGTAACTTCTTCTTCGGGCAGGTCGGTGCCAGCTACACCATTACGGTAAGTAATGTCGGCATCGGTTCATCGGCGGGAACTATAACCGTGGTCGACACCGTTCCCGCGCTCTTTACCCCTACCGCCATGAGCGGCACGGGTTGGGCCTGCACTGTGGCCACAGCGACCTGCACCCGTAGTGATGCTCTGGCCAATGGTGCCAGTTATCCTCCGATTACACTCACCGGCAATATCGGTCCGGGTACTGTCACTACGACTGTGACCAATACGGCCACGGTCTCCGGTGGCGGCGACACCAATCCGGCCAATAACGTCGCCAATAACCTGACCACGATTGTTCCGTTGTTCATTACCATCACGCCGGGCATTAACGCCGCGACCGTGAGCCGAGGCCAGACGGCAACCTTTACATTTACCGTCAACGCCAGCGTGCCCAATGCCATAGCGTTGCTGTGCTCCAGCCTGCCTGCGGGCACATCGTGCAGCTTTAATCCACCTGTACCGGCAAGCAACGGCTCAACCAACGAAACCATGTCCGTCACCACCACGGCCCCACCATTCGGGATGAATCAACCCCAATCTCCGCTGGGCGGGGCGCCGGTGTACGTGGCCATGGTGATGACGCTGCCCATGGTGGGCCTGCTCTTTGCAGGCATGGGTAGAGGCGATGACAAGCGCAAGAAGAAGAGCAAGGCTGTGCGGTTGATAATTCTGGGCGTCATTCTGCTGGGTATGTTGTTGGTCCTGTCAGGATGCGGTGGCCACGCCAAGGGGTTCGATAATGGTAATGGCTTCCAGACGCATCCGGGAACCTACGTCATTCCCGTCACCGCCACCAATGGCAACATTTCGGCGCAGACAAGCGTCACTTTAACAGTAACGCCGTAAGAGTAAGAATGACCGGGTAGAGACGTAGCTTGCTACGTCTCTTGCAGTTGAAACATGAAGCTTGAAACTTAAACTGTCTTTAAACAGGAGCAAAAAACATGTCACAACCATTTATAGGTGAAATCCGGATGTTCGGTGGGAACTTCGCCCCCGTAGGTTGGTCTTTCTGCAATGGGGCTATAATACCGATTAGCCAGAATGACGCGCTGTTCAACCTGATTGGTACTACCTATGGCGGCGATGGACAGTCAACCTTCGCGCTGCCTAACCTGCAAAGCCGTGTTCCGGTTCACGTGGGACCGGGCTTCGCCCTGGGTCAAACCGGTGGCGCTGAAACTGTTACCTTGACCACGAGCCAGATACCGGCGCACAGCCACGTGCCGCAGGCGTTTTCCGCTACCGGCAATCTATCCAGTCCTGCCAATGGCGTGTGGGCGTCTTCAAGCCCGGCTACCGACTATGGCGATACTCCTCCCGGCATAGCCATGGATCCGGCTGCAATAGGCTCGGCTGGTGGATCGCAGCCCCACGACAACATGGTCCCGTTCCTGGTGATCAACTTTATTCTTTCGCTCTTTGGCATATTTCCGTCCCAGACTTAAGGTTTGTGAGCTTTGAAGAGGCAAAGAGCAAGGCGAAATCGTAGCAATCGGGGCCTCAGGCCCTTGAATTGACAAGGAGAAAAAAATGTCAGAGCCGTTTTTGGGAGAAATCAAGATTATCAGTTGGAATTTTCCGCCGAAGGGATGGACCTTCTGCAACGGGCAACTCTTGCCCATCAATCAGAACCAGGCATTGTTTTCCATCCTGGGCACTACTTATGGCGGAGATGGAAGAGTAACCTTTGGCTTGCCGAATCTGCAAGGCCGCTCGCCCGTGCATGTAGGCAATGGCATTGCCCTGGGCGAGCTCGGCGGGGAGACCGCGCACACGCTCAACATCTCCGAGGTGCCGGCCCATAACCATGTGCCGGTGGGGTCGTCCAATTCCCCCAGCTCCGCAAGTGCTTCTGGAAATCTCTGGGCGACTTCTACGAGTAATCTGTACAACAGCACCGCTGATTCTGCCATGAACCCGGCCTGCGTGCTACCGACAGGTGGCAGCCAGCCTCACGAAAACATGTCACCGTATTTGGTGTTGAATTTCATCATCGCGCTGCAGGGGATATTCCCCTCGCAGAATTAGGAGAGGAATCTCATGTCAAATCCATTTCTAGCGGAAATCAGAATCTTTACGGGAAACTTCGCGCCCAAAGGCTGGGCTTTATGTGACGGCCAACTCATGCCGATTAGCCAGAACACCGCCTTGTTTTCGCTGCTGGGTACAACGTATGGGGGGGACGGCAAGAGTAACTTTGCTATACCAAATCTTCAGGGTTGCGCGCCCATGCAGGCCGGGCAAGGACCAGGCTTGAGCTTGCGTGATCTGGGCGAGACCAGCGGTGAACAGGCCGTTACGCTGCTTCAGACCGAGATGCCCGCGCATAGCCACACGGCGCAGGCCACCGGTACGCCTAACCAGCCAAGCCCTACAAACAACGCCTGGGCGTCGGGGCAGAAAGGGTTCGGAAATCTCTATACATCTTCCAGCCCGCAGAATGTGCAGATGAACCCGTTTGGCACGTCGATCGCCGGCGGCAATCTACCCCACAACAACATGCCGCCCTTTCTCGGCCTGACATTTATCCTCGCGCTGCAGGGAGTCTTTCCGGCGCGAAGCTGAGCACGGCTCGTTCGAATATTGGCAAGCACAGGGGCCCGGGACCAACCCCCCGGGCCCTTTTGCATGTCGGGTAGAATAACCATCACTGCCGGGAACCAAAATGCCGATTGACCCACCCTCGAACGAGCCTCTGGAACGTGACGTACCGCTCTCCCAGTCCTTGATCTGGCGATTGCAGCGCCAGTTCTATGTTCAGCGCGGCCTCAAAGTCTGGACCGAGGACATGGTTCCCCAGTACATTACCAACAACCCTTTTATCACTGAGATCTATGCCCGTATCGTCTTCAATTTCCTTCGCGACTGTGGCCAGTTGTCATCCCAGAATCCGCTTCGCATTCTGGAACTCGGGGCCGGTCCCGGCAAATTCTCTTATCTGTTTTTGCGCCAGCTTACGGCCTTGTTGCGTGCCGCCAATATCGGTCTCGATACCGTGCGCTATTGCATGACCGATTGTTCGGAAAGCTTGATCGAACCCTGGCGCACAAACAGTTACCTCGCTGAGTTTGTCGCTTGTGGAATCTTGGAATTTGAACTGTTCCAAGTCGGCGAAGAAACCAAATCCCAGTATGTCAGCGGAAAAGCATCAAAAACGGGCAAAGGGCCTCTCGTCCTGATTGCGAACTACGTCTTTGACAGCCTCCCGCAGGATGCCTTTGTCATCAAGGAAGGGCAAATCTCCGAAGCCTTGATAACCACCACCGCCCCCAGCGGCGGAGATGGCACGGTCGAAGCCCTGTCACGCCTGCAGCTCGCATATAAGAATGTCAGCCTGTCGCCGAACCGCTATCCGGAGCAGTCCTGGAATGACATATTGGAGCACTATCGCAGCCATTTGCCTGCTGCCACGGTGTTGTTTCCCTCCGCTACTCTCAAAACCCTGCAGCAGCTAGGAAACATCACCGATGGCAGAATGCTCGTCCTGGCCGCCGACAAAGGATATCCTCACGAAGACGAGTTGCTGTTCTCCCAGGGGGCGCCGGTGCTCGAATTCCACGCTGCCGCCAACTGTTTTTCCCAGATGGTCAACTTCCATGCCATCGGAAAATATTTCCAGACCATCGGAGGAGAGGCATTTACACCCGATAAGCACTCTGCCAGCCTGTGCATCTGTGCCTTCCTTCAGCACAGGTCAGGCGATCACTTCCCAGCAACCAAGGCAGCTTACCAGGAGGCGCAGGCGGTGCTTGGTCCTGACGACGTGTTTACCTTGTTGGCTTGGTTAAATCCTCATATGGAAGAAATGTCGGTGCCCCAGATACTGTCAACCCTCAGGCTCACTCGCTGGGATCCCGTGGCTCTGCTGCGGCTGTTTCCCGTGCTTGCCCGGCAGCTTCGAAGCGTATCCGCCGATCGCAACGACCTCCGCAACGCCGTGATGCGCACCTGGGCCAACCACTATCCGGTGAATCCCAGTGAAAATGTCCTGGCCTTCAACTGTGGAGTTATTTTGCTCGAATTGCAGTTCTTCGCGGAAGCTCTCTCTATGTTCAAGACATCAGAACAGATATTCGCGCCCTCTGCTGCCACCAGTTACAACCTGGGCCTATGTTCTCTGGGGTTGGGACGCTCTTCCGAGGCACTAGCTTTCATGGTGGAGGCCTGCAACCTGGATCCCACCTTCGAGCCAGCCAAACTCTCTCGCCGCAAGCTGGAGGCCGAAAATGCTGAAACCAAAAAATAGCAACCCATTTATTTTCTATAATTTACATGGCTATATTGCACCATAAATGGTGCAGTATAAGCGCTTGAGAAACTTGATTATTTTGCAAGTTTTTAAGATAGGCTTTCAGGACTGAATGCTGATTGCTGACTGCTTTCTTAATTCCGGCTTGCCAGATTTCGACGAATGGAAAGAATCACTGCCCGGATATCATCCGCATCCGACGCCTCAGGCAGCATCTTCAAATAATCCTCAAAGTCCATGAGAGCATTGCGCATTTGTCCGAGGTTGTAGCGCAGCGCCGCTCGCTGCTTCACATCTTCCGGCGATCGCGGATAAATCGCCAGGATCAGGTCGGCCATGACCAGCGCCTTGCGGAAATTCCGGCTCGATAGATAAATGGTTTTCAGGTTATTCAGCAGACGCGTAAGCCAGCGCCGCCGGCTTACGCAGGAGAGAAATTCCGATTGCAGTTGCATCTGGCCGGAATAAATCTGGTCCAGCCGTTTCTGGCACTCCTGCGGCGTCAGCAAAGACCCGCCGTGAAAAGGATCAAGAATTACCTGCCGCCCATCCACATCGTAATGCTTGAGCAGAAAGTGTCCCGGCATCCCCACCCCGAACAGCGGCAGTCCGATGCGTCGCGCCACTTCTTCGTACACCAGCGCCAGTGTTATCGGGATCCCCATCTTGCGGTCGAGAACTTCATTCAAAAACGAATTGCGGGGATCGTAATAATCTTGCACGTTGCCGCGGAAATGTTCTTCACCAAAGATCACAGTATTGAGGACGTTAATGGTTTCCGGGGCCGTGGGATTGCGTGCGAGGCGCGATCGTACCCGCTGCGCCAGCGCCTGCAAGATTGCCAGGTAAAGATCAGAGTCAAGCTGCGGATATTCTGTGCGGGCAATGGCCAGAGCGGCGCGTGCCAGGTCAATGCGCTCATCTTCAATGTTGCTATTCACGAGCGCAGTGAATTCTGCTAAAGCGACTGGAGAGGCGCTGTTTCCAGTTGACGCCATAGGGGTATCTTACACAATTTGAGGCAATTGAGAGCGCCAGTCTATTTGAACAGGTTCTTCAGAACAAAGAGAGCATTGGCGGGGCGCTCCGCCAAACGCCGCATGAAATATGGATACCACTCCGACCCAAAGGGGATATACACGCGCATCTGCCAGCCATCCTGGACAAGCTTGCGCTGCAGATCGCGCCGGATTCCATAGAGCATCTGGAACTCAAAAGCATCGGATGAAATCTTTTCGGTTTTGGCGAACTCCAATGTCGCTGCAATCATCTTCTCGTCGTGCGTGGCGATGCCGTGATAGACGCCGCTCTTGAGCAGCATCTTCATGAGCCGTATGTAGTTCTGGTTGACCTCCGGCATCTTCTGGAAAGCCAGCTCCGGTGGCTCCTTGTAAGCTCCCTTGCACAACCGGATCCGAATTCTCTCCTGCAGCAACCGTTCAACATCTTTTTCACTGCGGCGCATATAAGCTTGAATGACGGCGCCGACGTGGCCCTGGTGTCTGTCCTGGCCGTGCAACTCATGAACGAAATCCAATGTGCGCTGCGTATAGGGTGAACCCTCCATATCTATACGCACAAAGTTGTTGTTGCCAGTGGCATGTTCCACCAGGCTGTGAGTGATGTCGCGTGCCAGCTTCTCATCCACATCCAGGCCCAGGGAGGTAAGCTTCACGCTGACGTTGGCGTCGAGCTTGCGTGCTTGAATTTCATCCAGAAGGCGATGGTAAAGATCGGCAGTATGCTGCGCCTCTTCGATGCGGGTGACGTTTTCGCCAAGATTATCCATGCTTACCGAGCAGCCGGCGCTGTTGACCTCTTTGGCGGCCTGCAACACGTCTTCCAACTCTGTGCCGGCGACAAAGCGATGTGAGAGTTTCCGCCCCAGGGATGATTTTTCCGACATCGAGCGCAAAGACTGGCTCTGCGAGAGTCCAATAAAGAAAGCTCGTAACAATGAATGACCCTTTAGTTTTTAATTTTTAGTTGAATTTTTGAACACATGCACGTCTGTATCACACGCTATGCCCGATCCGAGCCACATGCTTTTAGTGTACAAAACTTCACACGATGGGCCCAATAGGTATGAATCTTAGGAAACAGCAGGCAGGGAAATCGGAGCGGCACAGTGCACAGAAGAGCAAGAATGCGCCCAATCACTGGCGATAAATTCTTCCACGGTCAGGGGCTTGGCAAATAAATAGCCTTGTGTCAGGCCGATTCCGGCCTCCGCCACCGATTCCATGTCCAGGGTGTCTTCCACACCTTCGGCCACGACTTGGGCATTAAATTTTGAGGCGAGCTGCGCAATTGAACCCAGGACCGCTCTCCGATAAGGGTCTTCATGCGAACCGCGCACCACGTAGGAATCAATCTTGAAATAGTCGGGTTTGCAATCGAGCATCATGCGATAGTTGGAATAACCCAGTCCAACATCGTCCAGGGCAATGCTGATGGAATGCTCGCGCAGCCGGATGAGTGCTTTCTGAAGACTGGGCTCCCAGAAAGGTTTTTGTTCCACGATTTCGATAATCAATGAAGAAAGCGGAATGCCTTTTTCTTCGGCCGTACTTACAAGGAAAGGAATAAAGCCGGGGTCGCGTCCCAAAGTAGAGGCGTGAATATTGATCGAGATGAGGAAGTTTCCAGGCAGGCGGGACGCGCCTTCCAGAGCAGTTTGCACGCAGGCGCGGTCCACAGTGTTTTCTTCGTGTTTCAGGCGCACATATTCGAAAAGCACACCTGCGGTTTCGAGGTTTGTGCCTTTAGGCCCACGCATGAGGCTTTCTAGGGCGTGAAGAGTGGGTCGACCGGATCCATTAGAATTGAGCGCGATGACAGGCTGAAATCTTACGGTTAGTCCACCTGGCGCCAGGATTGCATTTAGCCCGGAGGGCTCCTTCATGCGCATACTTCATTCTCTAGTAGGCTCTCGACAATCTGCGCGACTTCGGGAAGCGGTTGTGGCTTGTGCAGGAAAAAATCAACTCCCAACCGCCAAGCTTCGCCTTCCATTTCAGCAGTGCCATAAGCGGTCATGATGATAACGCGCGCCGAAAAACAGCGTTGGCGCACAAAAGCAACTAATTCCAGGCCTTCCGCCGCCTGGATGCCGGTCAATCGCATGTCGGCGATCACCAGGGCGTAATGCATGTTTGAGATTAGGGCCTCGGCTTCTTCGAGCTCCCGGGCGCAATCCACCTCGTATCCACACGTGGTGAAGTACTCACGCATGGCAAACAGGATCGGTTCTTCATCATCAACGACTAATATCTTCCGGGGCATGGAAACATTAATGCACGTTTAGAGCCAAACTGGAAGGGGGTGTTATGCTGTTAAGATATTAAAAATAAATGACTTATTTAATTTCCAGCTTATGGAATAAAGCCGCAAATCTAACTCTTGGACAATAATATTCTAAAGTCTGGACAGGGGAATCTGATAGCGCTTAACCATGTTATAGAGGGAGCTTCTTGGGATTCCGAGCCGTTTGGCGGCAGCTTCTACCCGCCCTTTTTCTTCGCGGAGAACAAGTTCAATGTGCCGCCGCTCTACCTCTTCCAGCGTCAGGTCAGCGGCATAGCCGCCATTGGTATTTTCTGCCGGCTGTAACGGAATAGCGGCAGCTTCAAGTTTCAAGTCCTGTCGTTGAATAAGATTTCTTTCACCCAGCAGAACGGCGCGCTCCAGGACATTGCGTAACTCGCGAATATTTCCCGGCCAGGGGTAGTGCTGAATGGCATCCGTTGCTTCCGGGGAAAGATGGTATTCACCGCGTCCTCGATCGAGCGAGAGCCCCTCAAGCATATGTTCCGCCAATAAAGGAATGTCCTCGGGCCGCTCGCGCAATGCCGGTGTGCGCAACGGCAAAGTGCTAATGCGGAAGAACAGGTCTTCGCGAAAGTGCTTTTCCACCACCATGTTGCGCAGGTTCTGGTGAGTAGCTGCAATCAGGCGAATATCCACTACACGGTCGCGGACTTCGCCCAGACGCCGGAAACGTTTTTCTTCCAGGACTTTGAGGAGTTTGGGTTGCACCTGCATATCAACGTCGCCGATTTCATCCAGAAACACAGTTCCCTTGTGCGCAACTTCCAGCAACCCGCTCTTGGCTGCAACGGCGCCGGTGAATGCGCCCTTTTCATGCCCAAACAATTCGGTTTCGAGAAACTCGCGGCTCAAGCCGGCGCAATTCAGGTCTACAAAAGCTTCATCGGTGCGGGTGGAGTTCTGGTGCATCCATCCTGCCAGAATGCTCTTTCCGGCGCCGGTTTCTCCCTGGATCAATACCGGACTCTCAGTGGCCGCAACTTTTCTGGCTTCCTCTTCCAACTGGCGGATCAACACGCTGGTGCCGATAAAAGGATTGATTTCCCGGCTGCGCGACTGGCGTGATTTGCCTGCCATTTCTTTGCGGCGGCTGCGCTGATTTTCCAGGACCCTTTGCAGCACTACTAACAGCGCGGGAAGCTCGACCGGTTTGGTGATGAATTGTTCAGCTCCCTCTTTAATGGCGCGCACTGCCAGATCAATGCTTCCATGGCCGGTCAAAACCACGACGGGCAGAGCAGCGTTGATCTCTTTCAGGCGCGGCAGAAGCTCCAGGGCATTGCCATCGGGAAGGGAATAATCCACAAGAACAAGGTCGGAAGGCGCACTTCGGAATATCTCCAGGGCGGACTTGCAGTTTTCCGCCTCGGTCACGTCAAAACCGTGAGCATCCAGAAAATTGCGGATGCCAAAACGGATTCCGGACTCATCATCCACGATCAGGATTCGATTTCTGGCCATCGTTAGTTTTCAGCCCTCAAGGGCAGCCTGGGAGCAACTGTAGAAGTCTTTTAACTGAGATTGAGCAGAATGTCCAGCGACTCTTTGTCATGAAGCGCTGGCGGTCTGCTCCTGCTCTTGCTCCGCGGACGCCGAATACGGCAGGCTCACTCGCAGGACTGCGCCTCCTTTCGGATGATTAAAGGCCACCACCTTTCCACCGTGGGCTTCAACAATGCGTTGAACAATGGGCAGTCCCAAACCGGTTCCGCCGCGCCGCTTGGTGAAAAAGGGTTGAAAAATCTTGGGCAAATCAATATTGCGAATGCCCGGCCCATGGTCTTCAATGAAACAGGAAATCCATGGTTGTCCGTCGGTCCGCCATATCTGGGCCCTGACCGTGACTGTGGCGCCGGCTGGCGAATGCCGAATTGCATTATCGATGATGTTCTGAAAAACCTCTGTCATGCGCATCTGGTCCATGCGCATAATCACGTCGCGCAGATTCGCCGTATTCAGAACCTGCACCTGCGATTGCTCAGCCAGCATAGAGCAATTCTGGATCGCACGGTCCAGGACGACTTGTAAGGACTCCTCCACCAGTTCCAACTTGGCCGGCTTGCCATACTCGAGCAATTCACTCATGAGATCGTTGAGCCGCTTGATCTCCCGTTTAAGCACGTCAAGGTATTGTTGCTGCCCTTCCTGCCTGTCAAACTTGGCCTCCAGGGCATCGAGGGTGGCAGAAATACAGAACAGCGGATTGCGCACCTCATGCGCTACACCTGCCACCAATGCGCCCATGGTAGACATGGTTTCGTTGCGCCGCAGAGAGGCCTGAAGCTCAACCATGGGAGTAATATCGCGCAAGGCGACGATAAAGCGGTCAAGCTTGCTTTCGGTCTCAGTAGCGGGAACAACGTAGACCAGCAGGTCCCAGCTTTTCCCGCTGAATTCGTCATAGACCTGCAATGTCTTAGGGCGCTCCTGGTCGGCCACAATGCCCTGCACAATCTCGCCCGCGGCGACCCACGGCTGATGTTCGCCGAAGGACTGCAAAGGCTTGCCCAGCAAATCGGGAAAGTTTCTTCCGGTCAAATCACGCGCCGCCCGGTTCAGGCGCACCACGATCCCATGCTGATCAACCATGAAAATAGGGAACTGGATAGAATCGAACGTCAGCCGCCACTCGTGCGCAGCGCTTTGCACCGCCAGGTGGAGTTGTGCCTGCGCCTCTTGCGCCTTACGCTTTTGTTCGAGCAAAACCTGCTCCTGAAGCGAGCGCCGGTAGCTGTCATAGAGCACACCAACTGCGTTGACCAGCGCTTCGATCTTCTGTTGCTCGACGACGCTGTATCCTCCGGGCCGATTGGCAACCGCGATCATGCCCACGACCACCGTTTCCTTGTGGATGGGCACACCCAGGAAGCTCTTAAGAGGTGGATGGCCCGGCGGCAGGCTTCCGGCAGCCTGCGGATCAGAAGCAGGGTTATTTGCGGTAATCGCCTTTCCCGATGTGATGACGCGCCCAAAAAGGTTCTCCAGGTTGGGGAATGCCAGATAGCCGAGCTTTTTATAGGTCTGCAGCGCGGTTTCATAGAATTCCCGGTTTGTCTCCTGGTCCCAGATAATTCCGTCGTGCGCAAGCACGCGCAGCTCGTCTTCTACGACAACGCCTACAAAACCATATTCGCTTTGAGTTTGCGTAAGCGCGCCATGCAATAAGATCCGGCTGGCGCTGTTCCAATTGCCGGTCCCGAGAAATTCAGTCATGGCAGAGCTGACCGTGCGCAACTGTTCGGTAATCATCTGCAGCTCAAACTCGGTGCTCTTGCGCTCCGTTAAGTCAATTACGTTGGCCAGCACCAGTTCAGATTGTCCGTATTGAACGATTGAGCCCCGGATTTCCACATCAATCAGAGATCCGTCTTTTCTCCTGTACTTGCGGTTGGCAATTTGAATGCGGCGTTCCTGCAAGGTCCTCCGCACGTTGGCGTCGACACTTGCGGGCGTATCTACCACGATGTCATAAAGTTTCAGCTTTTTAATCTCGTCGGGCCGGTATCCCAGCATGGCCAGCATGGCTGCATTGGCTTCCTGAATCCGCATGTTCAGCGGATCAACCACAAAAATGCCCTCCGAAGACTGCTGTACCAGTGAGCGGTAGCGCTCCTCGCTGATACGCAATAATTCTTCCGCCTGCTTTCGTGACGTGACATCACGCGAGATCGAAAGGATACGGCCGTCGGCCAACGCCTTGACCGAGGCTTCCACGAACACCGTGCTTCCATTCTTGTGCCGAAGCCTGCGCTCGACACGCAAACTGCTGCCGGGCTGCATTCCAGGGATCTGTTGGAGGAAACGGTCATAATCCTCCGGCAACAAAAGATCTTTTGTCTTGGCCTGCAACAGCTCCTGGCGGGTGTAGCCCAGCATCTTGCAGAACTGGGAGTTGAGGTCCAGGTATTTGCCGGCGTGATCAATAATCAGGATGGCATCGGAGGCCTGCTCCATCAGCATGCGATAATTCGTTTCACTGGCTCGTAAGGCGCGCTCAGCTTCTTTGCGGTCGGTTACATCTGTGGAAATGCCGAACGCTCCGGTGATATTGCCTTGCCCGTCGCGCAGCGGCCGCACGTGCGTCTCAAAGATGCGCCTTCTCCACGGCATTTCAAAAGAGCTTTCATCGCCTTTCAGGGCGCGCAAGGTGCAGGCAATGGGCAGATAGGCGGGGTCGTCAGTCCTCAGATATTCAAACAGGGTTGAGCCTACGCCCTCCCCCGGTCTGAGGCCGACGGCCGCGAGTCCCGAGCCTTGGGACGATAAAAAACGCAGGTTGCGGTCCACCGTCCAGAGCACTGCCGGCTGCTGCTCGACCAACAAACGGATCTCGGCCTCGCTCTCGTGCAATTGCAGTTGCGATTGCTTCTGCTGTTTGGCCAACAGCATGATGGTTCCGAGGGCCATGCCAAATTCGGCGAAGAGGTTCAGGAAAAAACCGGAGCTTTCAAAGGGCAGCAGATCAGATCCAAGAAACATGGCAGGCACGGATGAATCCCGCCTGATAAATGCAATCAAACTATAACCGGCAAGGACAAGCACATTGGCGCCCCAGAGGAGGCACGAAGCCGCCAGGGTCTTTGCCGCTGTTCCTTCCTTTTGCCGGCGAGACCAGAAAACTGCAGCGCAATACCAGAAAGACCCGCCCAGAAGTACCTGGCGCGGAAAAGTGCGAAGGAGGATACCAAAAGTCGAATTCGGCTCAAAGCTGGGAATTGCGCTAAAAACCAGCGGAGCAAAGGGAATTGCGCTAACCAGCAAGGCTGCTAGTAACGCGAGCACGGTGGCCCGAAGCCATCCGCCCTGGTTTTCCGGGTCATCAAAACTTCGTGCGCCATACGACAAATAAATCGGCTCCAGGAATCCCGCAATCGTGGCCAAGGTGATCAAGACCAGGCGGAGCTGCGACGATTCTGGAAGTTGAAACGCCAGGGCATGTGCCCCAAGGAAAACAGCAAAGGCCGACCAGGCCTGGATCCACCAGCGGAAAAATTCACGCTGCTGCCGGTAGGCACGGAGAATAATGAAGAAAAGCAGGATCAGAAATAAAGTCAGTAGTCCCTCTAAGACCAGAAACAACTGCAATACGGAGGGTTGAGGGGTCACGGGACTTTCCTTACCTGAAAGCTCTTGAATTGGGAGCTTAATTTTGCTGCCAAATCACATGCAAAGCAAATGAAATCTTGGGGAGAGCACCATTTTGGCACAAAAGAGGCATTACTCCAAAGCTGAACTCAGATGAAC is part of the Terriglobales bacterium genome and encodes:
- a CDS encoding PAS domain S-box protein, whose protein sequence is MTPQPSVLQLFLVLEGLLTLFLILLFFIILRAYRQQREFFRWWIQAWSAFAVFLGAHALAFQLPESSQLRLVLITLATIAGFLEPIYLSYGARSFDDPENQGGWLRATVLALLAALLVSAIPFAPLVFSAIPSFEPNSTFGILLRTFPRQVLLGGSFWYCAAVFWSRRQKEGTAAKTLAASCLLWGANVLVLAGYSLIAFIRRDSSVPAMFLGSDLLPFESSGFFLNLFAEFGMALGTIMLLAKQQKQSQLQLHESEAEIRLLVEQQPAVLWTVDRNLRFLSSQGSGLAAVGLRPGEGVGSTLFEYLRTDDPAYLPIACTLRALKGDESSFEMPWRRRIFETHVRPLRDGQGNITGAFGISTDVTDRKEAERALRASETNYRMLMEQASDAILIIDHAGKYLDLNSQFCKMLGYTRQELLQAKTKDLLLPEDYDRFLQQIPGMQPGSSLRVERRLRHKNGSTVFVEASVKALADGRILSISRDVTSRKQAEELLRISEERYRSLVQQSSEGIFVVDPLNMRIQEANAAMLAMLGYRPDEIKKLKLYDIVVDTPASVDANVRRTLQERRIQIANRKYRRKDGSLIDVEIRGSIVQYGQSELVLANVIDLTERKSTEFELQMITEQLRTVSSAMTEFLGTGNWNSASRILLHGALTQTQSEYGFVGVVVEDELRVLAHDGIIWDQETNREFYETALQTYKKLGYLAFPNLENLFGRVITSGKAITANNPASDPQAAGSLPPGHPPLKSFLGVPIHKETVVVGMIAVANRPGGYSVVEQQKIEALVNAVGVLYDSYRRSLQEQVLLEQKRKAQEAQAQLHLAVQSAAHEWRLTFDSIQFPIFMVDQHGIVVRLNRAARDLTGRNFPDLLGKPLQSFGEHQPWVAAGEIVQGIVADQERPKTLQVYDEFSGKSWDLLVYVVPATETESKLDRFIVALRDITPMVELQASLRRNETMSTMGALVAGVAHEVRNPLFCISATLDALEAKFDRQEGQQQYLDVLKREIKRLNDLMSELLEYGKPAKLELVEESLQVVLDRAIQNCSMLAEQSQVQVLNTANLRDVIMRMDQMRMTEVFQNIIDNAIRHSPAGATVTVRAQIWRTDGQPWISCFIEDHGPGIRNIDLPKIFQPFFTKRRGGTGLGLPIVQRIVEAHGGKVVAFNHPKGGAVLRVSLPYSASAEQEQEQTASAS
- a CDS encoding sigma-54 dependent transcriptional regulator, which gives rise to MARNRILIVDDESGIRFGIRNFLDAHGFDVTEAENCKSALEIFRSAPSDLVLVDYSLPDGNALELLPRLKEINAALPVVVLTGHGSIDLAVRAIKEGAEQFITKPVELPALLVVLQRVLENQRSRRKEMAGKSRQSRSREINPFIGTSVLIRQLEEEARKVAATESPVLIQGETGAGKSILAGWMHQNSTRTDEAFVDLNCAGLSREFLETELFGHEKGAFTGAVAAKSGLLEVAHKGTVFLDEIGDVDMQVQPKLLKVLEEKRFRRLGEVRDRVVDIRLIAATHQNLRNMVVEKHFREDLFFRISTLPLRTPALRERPEDIPLLAEHMLEGLSLDRGRGEYHLSPEATDAIQHYPWPGNIRELRNVLERAVLLGERNLIQRQDLKLEAAAIPLQPAENTNGGYAADLTLEEVERRHIELVLREEKGRVEAAAKRLGIPRSSLYNMVKRYQIPLSRL